The following proteins come from a genomic window of Acidimicrobiales bacterium:
- a CDS encoding Glu/Leu/Phe/Val dehydrogenase produces MTDTGTSLFATALDQFNRGADLIDLPDDLRSILSQPKNEIIVNFPVRMNDGTYRVFRGYRIQHSNLLGPYKGGVRFHNMVDLDEVKALASWMTWKSALCDIPFGGAKGGISFDPTVLETDELERVVRRFTHALGSNIGPDHDIPAPDLGSNAQSMVWMMDTYANSTGATERQNVKRIVTGKTLETGGSPGREKATGQGVVFCLQHWADEVGFDLVGATVSIQGFGNVGSATGRILQVHGARLVAVQDHGGSITDEDGIDAFELADWVREHGSVAGFPSAMWIDDEDFWSVPADLLVPAALENQVTAEHAGRIQARVVVEAANGPTTLEAEKILAQRGIDVLPDILVNAGGVVVSYFEWLQNRSAQRWDLEDVDFKLRETLWKACDAVVDIRKELEIQSRRDAAYAVALRRLQVVYKQRGIFP; encoded by the coding sequence ATGACCGACACCGGCACGAGCCTCTTCGCCACCGCACTTGACCAGTTCAACCGCGGCGCCGACCTCATCGACCTCCCCGACGACCTCAGGTCGATCCTCTCGCAGCCCAAGAACGAGATCATCGTCAACTTCCCGGTCCGGATGAACGACGGCACCTACAGGGTGTTTCGCGGCTACCGCATCCAGCACAGCAACCTGCTGGGCCCGTACAAGGGCGGCGTCCGGTTCCACAACATGGTCGACCTCGACGAGGTCAAGGCCCTGGCGTCCTGGATGACCTGGAAGTCGGCCCTCTGCGACATCCCGTTCGGGGGCGCCAAGGGCGGCATCTCGTTCGACCCGACGGTGCTCGAGACCGATGAGTTGGAGCGGGTCGTCCGGCGGTTCACCCATGCCCTGGGAAGCAACATCGGCCCCGACCACGACATCCCCGCCCCCGACCTGGGCAGCAACGCCCAGTCGATGGTCTGGATGATGGACACGTATGCCAACTCGACCGGGGCGACCGAACGCCAGAACGTCAAGAGGATCGTCACTGGCAAGACGTTGGAGACGGGCGGTAGCCCGGGCCGAGAGAAGGCGACCGGGCAGGGGGTCGTGTTCTGCCTCCAGCACTGGGCCGACGAGGTCGGCTTCGACCTGGTCGGAGCCACGGTGAGCATCCAGGGCTTCGGCAACGTGGGGAGTGCCACCGGACGGATCCTCCAGGTCCACGGAGCCAGGCTGGTGGCGGTGCAGGACCACGGCGGCTCCATCACCGACGAGGACGGCATAGACGCCTTCGAGCTGGCCGACTGGGTCCGGGAGCACGGCAGCGTGGCCGGCTTTCCGAGCGCCATGTGGATCGACGACGAGGACTTCTGGTCTGTGCCCGCCGACCTCCTCGTGCCGGCGGCACTGGAGAACCAGGTCACCGCCGAGCACGCAGGACGCATCCAGGCACGGGTGGTGGTCGAGGCGGCCAACGGCCCGACCACGCTGGAGGCCGAGAAGATCCTCGCTCAGCGGGGCATCGACGTCCTGCCCGACATCCTGGTCAACGCAGGCGGTGTCGTCGTCTCATACTTCGAGTGGCTCCAGAACCGGTCGGCCCAGCGCTGGGACCTCGAGGACGTGGACTTCAAGTTGCGGGAGACCCTGTGGAAGGCCTGCGATGCGGTGGTCGACATCCGCAAGGAGCTGGAGATCCAGTCCCGCCGGGACGCCGCCTACGCGGTGGCCCTCCGTCGCCTGCAGGTCGTGTACAAGCAGCGGGGAATCTTCCCCTGA
- a CDS encoding SDR family oxidoreductase, which produces MADGTRTLLVGDGLLADGLHDGLVDRGHVVAQVVPAHAGARSDAGTGSGAGISAGISAAVGLIGEVDLVVHVPQTPSSPTPLLDQSTEQWVEACEAPMAEAFAVARTCRPHLADRARLVWVVSTVAMGGAAGFAGSAAASEGIRALAKGAARQWGPDGLTTAVLAVAPEVAFSPEAGAEVAATTTLADPALGRPGDPYGDLAPLLDLLADPAARFVTGATLVADGGVWMSP; this is translated from the coding sequence ATGGCTGACGGAACCCGGACCCTGCTGGTCGGTGACGGACTGCTCGCCGATGGACTGCACGACGGCCTCGTCGACCGCGGTCACGTCGTGGCCCAGGTGGTGCCTGCACACGCCGGCGCCCGATCGGATGCGGGTACAGGTTCCGGCGCAGGAATCAGTGCCGGAATCAGCGCAGCCGTCGGGCTTATCGGCGAAGTCGACCTCGTCGTCCACGTTCCCCAGACCCCGTCCAGCCCGACGCCGCTACTCGACCAATCCACGGAGCAGTGGGTGGAAGCCTGCGAGGCGCCCATGGCCGAGGCATTCGCCGTGGCCCGAACCTGTCGGCCGCACCTGGCCGACCGCGCACGCCTGGTCTGGGTGGTGTCGACCGTGGCCATGGGCGGGGCCGCTGGCTTCGCCGGCTCCGCAGCCGCATCCGAGGGGATCCGGGCCCTGGCCAAGGGCGCTGCCAGGCAGTGGGGGCCTGACGGCCTGACCACGGCGGTGCTGGCCGTGGCACCTGAGGTGGCCTTCTCGCCAGAAGCGGGCGCTGAGGTCGCTGCCACCACCACGCTGGCCGATCCGGCCCTGGGCCGTCCGGGGGACCCGTACGGGGACCTGGCCCCGCTGCTGGACCTCCTGGCCGATCCGGCGGCCCGTTTCGTGACCGGTGCGACCCTTGTGGCCGACGGCGGCGTCTGGATGTCCCCGTGA